The region CTTTTTATCATATCCCTCCATGatatctttatctcaaaccGAACAGTCCTAGTTTATTTAATTGCTCCTAGTAAGGAAGGTTTTTGATCACCCCTCAGCTCTTTGAACTTTTCCAGTCTGAGTTTACATTTTTCGATATAGCAGATAGCAGGACTAGCACAGCGAACCGTAACATGggattttaattcttttgacCCTTTTCTACACCAAGTAATATTCTATTTCTATAAGTAATACTAGAGATTTCAATCTGACTTGTAATCTTTCTGTGATAtattttcctcatctttaaAGCAGGGAtaacagaaaatacttctttaccAAGATTGTTAAGAAGATTAATGGGATTATTTTACTCTTTCGTACTTCCTCTGCCTGCTAGACCGAGACACACACTGTTTAGGAAGTATCTAAAAGGCATAGCTTAGATCTAAACACATTGCTGAAAATGTATAGTGTAGAATTGGAGGACAGAGTACAGTGTAGAACTGGAGGACAGCTGACTGGATTTTAGTTCTTAGAGTATGgtacatttaagaaaaaaaagcccccaaaaacccaaaactcgACTGGAACAGAAGCCCCAATTATACATTCCTCCTGGAaaggctggcagggaaggaaaacgTCTTCATAACTATTGACTATAATTACTATAAGAATTAAGAAGTATTGataataaagacattttctgaaactgaatTACTGGAAAATCTTCTCATCTTTTGGATTTGACAAAACAGTATGGAAGGGACTTTGTTGTGTTACCCTTTGTGCAGTGATTTTTCACAGCACGAAATCACATTAAAGCTAAGGCTTTAGCTAATCTTCAACAACTCTAAGACTGAAACTGGAAGACTTAATAAACCTAACTCATGGATTGGCTTCATTTGACGTTAGATGTGTAGCTATTGAAATgctgatgtctttttttttcaagtttaacACATTAAAATTGAAAGAAGCGACATTATAATCTTTAATGTATATATGCAACAGCAATGAAAAgcaagcagctgctgttgtgaATCATAGTTACCATAGCAATGCATTCCCATAGTCACTTGGAGGTTCATTTATAATAATAGCGGCTTTAGTAAAGAAGAATGCAAAAGTTGCCAATAGCATTCATATGGTTTCCTGTATTAAAGATTTTCACTGTTTACAGTAAGATAAATTTATTAAGAAATGGACAGTCACCGCTGAAGGAACATGACAAAGTAAATCAGAGAGTTGGTTTTCagttgctttcttccagtctgAATAATTACTTGTAAATAATCATTTGAAATCAGTAACATCAGACCCAGGACAACTCACTAAAAGTCCAAGCCAATGTCCAGTCAAAGATCTTCTATTAATTTTGGTGCAGTCTTATCAGGTTCATACTTAtataaaagaatacaaaaagaaGAATAACTTTCAGGGGCCCACAATTTCCATGCCATGAAAATTCTGATTACTGTAAAATAGACTTTGCAGACTGATCATTGAGTGGtatacagaaagaaaggaaaaaaaaaaaccccaaaccctaaacCTGCCCAGCACACAAACCTGAAAATCCGTATTAAGCAATGGCATGTTTATTTAAACAGATGTATCAAATGCTATGTAAGACTTATACAAAGAACTAATTGAACAAAATCAAGCTACACATAAAAGTAACAGAATTctgcactgaaagaaaagatcTTATATGTTTATGGTAAAACTATTGTGTCAAGTTTGAAGACGAAAACAAATCATTGTCAAAATTTCTATGAGAAACAAACTTCACACAATAACATAAGCACTGTGACCTTATTGTTACACCAATATAAAGAACATACTGCatgaaatcagaataaaaatacatgttgaCTTTAAAGGACAAAACCAATGATATCCTTAATCTATACTTGAAGAtgtgaggaaagagaaaggagaactTAAACATCCTTTTGCAGATTTTGATATTCAGGTTCAGTGCTCTACTCAGCAAATGCGTATATCATGATGACAAAGCACATTTGCTAGGATGTTGATTCAGCAAAATAACTTGTAACATTATTATTCAGCTGTTCAAAGCATGTGTTACTTGGACAGcaattaaaaggaagaagaaattgaGGAAAAATGCCGAATTAGTCAAGGCAAAAATTCTAGAGAGCCAGTATTTCTATGTTATGCTGCTGCGTGTACAGTATGTTATGTGCATGAAATTCAACCCAATTAAAAATTTGATGATTATTTATAAAAGATGTAGccttcttgggttttttttcatttttgcttgcACTTTAAGCAGGAATTAGTATTGTACATAGACAATTAAAACACCAATTTACTGCAGTTGTTTATTGGTTAAAGGACACTCCCTCCCACTTCTCATATGACCTAAACCACAttttaggtggtttttttccagaaccaCAATACTAATCTCATTTTGCTGTACATTAAGTGGTACAAAATAGTAAACCAGATTTTGAATCTGCAGAAGGTGGAACACAGAACAAAGGCTATGCTACACATCCTCAGACAACTGCAGACAGTGTCCCTCCCTCTTGGTCTCTAGGATGACTGGGATAGATGGTTAGCTGGGTGGATAGTTTACACAGCCCAGCCATATATCCAGATTTCTTTAGATATATTCTCTTTTCTGCCAAGAGATCGAATTTGAAAGATGTCTGAGGATATTGAACATTTTGTCCCAATCTGTGGATATCCCCCaacataaaaaggcaaaatattcagaaatctCAGGCATGCCCACTGCAGCCATTTCTGTAACACAGGCTTCTGAAAGATGTGTATGCAGTCAGTCTGATCCCTGTGAAGAGAAATATGTAAACCCTTGAGTATAAAGGTGCAGAACATCTTTCAGATGTGCCTGGTTAAAATGACAATGATCCCTATTTTTAAGTGGCAAGGTGATTCTGTGATTGAATGTGGGAATGAGTCTCTAGAcaatctaaaaaaagaaaagaaggataCTCCAGGCTACTTTGCAGTATCTGCAAGGATTCTGAGATAGCTGTCATTTTGGACAGCTGCTTATTCTGTAGTTTGAAATAGAAGAGCTCAGAGTGAAGTGCCCTACTAAGCCAGAGCATGTTATCAGACCTTTACATAGAGTTGCTGGATTAtcttttcattctaaactgtttAAGTTCTCAGTGATTGTTTGCTTTCTCGTTAGGGAGACAAAAGGGCTGGATCTATTCAAGTCTTCTTTCAAATCAATATACTAGATAATTTAATGTTGTCTAAGATGTCTCTGTAGCCATACAGTCTGTGATTTTCATGAAGTCTCTTGATGTCTCTGAAAACAGTGGGAGTATATTATGTCCACTTACATTAAAGGTCTGTGCATAACTCCAACACAACTTTGTTATGGGAGATGTAAAAAATCCATATGTGGAGCCAGCAATAATAGGTGACTGTTAGAATGACACTTCATAACATACAGCAAACTGAGACCCTATTGCTGAGCTATTGCAACTAAACTAACCCTCTGTAACTAAACTAACCCGCTATATATCAGAGAACTTCATGCACTTGCACTCCACTGACAGTCCGTATTTTCATTGCAGTCACTGGAATCTTTCATGAATTACATTGTCGTATATAATGAAGTCTTCACAGGGAAAGTACTGTAGTTTATTTTGAAGCTTAGTCAGAAGGCGGCAACTctagaaaaacaggaaatgcaTATATTATATAGTGCCTTACCTAGTTTGTTTTGCATTCCCCTTTCCCTTGAAATGGACTGTTCACAaatcatgctttttaaaagttacaagATATATCTGTCATTCTCACAGAATTAACCATTTTTACTCACTTGCTCTCCCTCCTTTGCTTTTACTTACCAACTCTGTCttgacctttctttttttttttttttttactttcagtcTTCCAAATGGAATCAGTTTTATCTTCCTCTCAGTCTCCTTCATTTCCTTAGGCAAAATTTGTAAATCTGTGAAACCAAGTTACAGCAACATTGTATAAAAAGGCAGCCTCCACCTTCCTTTATCCCTCAGAAACACCCCCCAGTCTCCAGTGAATACCAATGAAACTAGAAATAATAGCAACTTCTGTGTAAATCAGCGCAAGTTTTCTGATCTGTTTGGAAAcagcagatttatttatttgtttatggATTTGCAATGTCAAATGCTTTAAGAACACAACCTTGTTGTTGGAAAAGCGTATTAGTTAAACTATTTAAAAGATTCTTTgtactttaaaattatgttttcatctAGTAAAGATTATTCTGTTCATAGTCAGAAGGATCAAACTGTTTCCCTATAACTGAGCAAATGAGAATGCTTGAGAAATAAGCAATATAGAAAATAAAcgttaatatatttgtttatattttgatTCCTTAGTGACTTAATAAGTTACAGACTAAATATTGTTAGATGCAAAAAAAACTGCCAGCAGGTAAAGACAACCAAACATGTCTGGCTAGTGAGTTTGGAGCTTACATCCAGCAAACCTCCCCCCACCAGTTCAGCTTTCAGGATCTATCATTATATGAAACGTGGCATCAGTGGTTCACAAATGAAAACTTGAGTTAATGAAGactatatgtatttattttttatgtatatatatttattttctaataaaaccaGTGGTTTGTGGACTAGAACTTGCTGATTGGATGAATTGCTCCTATGAACAGCATTTAATGTATAGTTGGTAAGGTATAATAAGGCATGTTGAATGAGATACAGTCATGCACAACATACACCAAGAGGTGCAAGTTCACTCTACACATTCAACAGGGACAATACTAAGTATGCTGCAGTGACAATACTCAGTATGGATTCTTTAAGCTGTTTTTAAGACATATAAATGTCAAAACACAGTATGTAAGGAGGTAAGTACCTgccaatagaaaaaaaatgtatttccagtATTGTAGATACTAAGCACTTGAATTTATATATCATGGAAATGAAATAACTGGAAATTATCCAGTCTGCTACGCTTCTTCCCCCAATGATCACACCCCTACTGCATTTTTGAGACCGAGCAGGCAGTGTGAAGGTTGCCTTTAACTTGGGAGAGTACAGGCTCActttaagaaaagcagttttgaaagGACCAAgactttcacctttttttttcttcttactctcttttcctctgctctgcgCTAGTTTTCAGAATGGTTTTTAACCTGTGGCCAGTAACATCTACAGGGAGATTATGAAGGCAGTCTGCGTAGTGCGCTGCATCCTTCGTTCAGCTGACGAGATGGCTGCAACCTGTAGGCTCTTCCCTCCGGATTCGGGATGGGATGAGTGCATTCCAAAGGATCGGGCGTAGGGGTCCCACGAGAAACCCGAGACATGATCAAACACACCAGCTGCCCGTGCCAGCACTGGAACTTGAACTGGAAAACCTGTCCCGTGGCCCCAGCAAACTGAACTGGTTTGTGCAGCTGGGTTTACTCTATCGATTGTTTGTAAAGCAGAGTTGTATGAAGTGTTTTGCACGAAACTCAGTTCCGTGCTTCTTTCCTGATGAAAAGCACCGTAAACCGGACAGGGAAGGCAGGGCTCCAGCCCCCGCAGGCGGCCGGGCACGGCCGGGCAGGCGGGCCGGACCGCGGGGCCGCGCCTTCCCCGAGGGCGGGCGCTCCCCGACGGGTGCGCGGCGGCCGCGGCACCGCGATGCCTGTCAGCGAGCAGCCGCTTAGCGGCAGGTCTGAGCCGCGCCGGGCGACAGCGACGGGACCGCCGCGGCGACGCCTGAGGGCGGGCGGCGGCAACGCGGAGAGGGGCGGGCGGAGCCGGGCCGTGAGGGGCGGGCGGAGCCGCGCGGGGTGGCACAAACCGCGCTGGCAGCGGCAAGGTCGGCTCCCGCCGGTCGCGTAGCGCCGCTGCCCGGCGCCAGCCTCGGGCAGGCCGCCTCCCGCCGGGTGGCCACCGGGCGCCTCCGCCCGCCGACAATatggcggcggccgcggcggacCCGTCCGCCCCGCAGCCAGGCGGTGCGCGAGCCCGCCAGGGGCCGGGGGCGAGGGGCGGGAAGGGCGCGGCGCCCCGCCCCCCGACTGCCCGCCCCTCACCCCGCCCCTTAGCGCGCGCGCACGGAcctccccgccccgctcccgccccgcgcgcGTGGCGGCTCCTCCCTCCGGCTCCGAGGGGGTCGACCCGCACGCGTCCGCACCGCGCCTCGTGCAACCaaccgccgcggccgccggcggcGCTCGCGCGAGGCCCCGCCCCGGCTGGGCGGGGGGCGGCAGGAGGAGGCGACCCctcccggggtggggggcgggcGGCTCGCGCCCAcctcggcggcggcgggagctgctagagcggcggcggcggcggggcccctcccccgggggcggggccgcccggGCCGGCGGGCTGTTGGcacctccccccctcccctcccctccccctccccgccgtcCCCTCAGTAACTTGGCCGCCTTTTATCGGGAGAGCGGCGAGGCGCGGAGTTTATTGGTGCCGGAGCTGCggcgcggccggggcggggagcgAGCGCGgcggagggcgggggggggtcaCCCCGGGCCGGCCCGGTCCGGGACGATGCTGCGGCTGGTGTCGCTGAAGTTGGGGCGGCTGTACCGCTACGTGAAGCTGGCGGTGCTGGGCAGCCTGGCGGCGGCGCTGGTGCTGAACACGCACTCGCTGCTGGCCTCGCTGCAGCGCAACGAGCTGTCGGAGCGGCGCTTCCTGCAGCTCAATAAGTGCCCGGCCTGCTGGGGCACCAGCTGGTGCCGCAAGTTCCTCAACGGGCAGCTgcggctggagagctggggccGCCTGCGCCTCTTCGACTTCTTCAACGTCAAGAACGTCTACTTCGCGCGCTACGGGGAGCCCCGCGAGGGCAGCCGCCGCGTCGTCCTCAAGCGCCTCGGCTCCGCGCAGGAGCTCGCCGACATCGACACCAAGATCTGCCGCCGCGCCACCGGCAGGGGCCGCTGCGACCTCCTGCAGGCCCTGCACGCCACCGAGTTCGCCAGCCTCAACGGCGACGTGAGGCTCCTCACCCCCGACGCCGTGGAGGGCTGGTCGGACCTGGTGCACTGCCCCTCGCAGCGCCTGCTCGACCGCCTGGTCCGCCGCTACGCCGAGACCAAGGACTCGGGCAGCTTCCTGCTGCGCAACCTGAAGGACTCGGAGCGCATGCAGCTCCTCATCACCCTCGCCTTCAACCCCGAGCCGCTGGTGCTGCAGGTAAGCGCGGCCGACGGCGCCCGGCCGGCCGGGAGGGCCCGGGtggccgcccgcccccgcctgCTCTCCTTGGTGCTGCACAGCCGCCCCCGCCTGCCCGGGGAGCCCGCGGGGCCCTGGCTGGAAGCCCTGGCCCAGACCGGCGCCCTGCGCGGCCCGTTCCCCGTCCCCCCCCGTTCCCCGCCGTGGCCGGGGTCTCCTTCGCCCGCCGCGCCGGGCACCCGCAGTTctgaggcgggggggggggggagcagggggggaGAAAGGGGAGCAGGGCTCCCGGGGAGCCGGCCTCGAACGGCGGCGAAACGCTGGGGCCGTCAGTCCTCTCGGTCTTTGCGCCCACAGTGACTCCCGTGCAAACACAGCAGCGGGGTGCGCTGAGGAGGGGGTCTCTGATTCCCAGTCTGGGCGCGAGGCGCTTCCTTATCTCACTCGGTCtcttagtttttctttctccctcaaAGACTTATGTGCGTTTTCCCGATTTGCCTTCCTTCTCGGTGCTACCGCTCCTGGAGGCTTTAACTCGTTCTCCATCCTGCTTGCCTTTCTCGTCTAGGCAGGGAGCTTCCCCTTCTGTTAGGTAGCGAACGGTGAAAGCAGGCAGCTATTCTGCAGGAAGCAGGCGGGGTGGCACGCTGTAAGGCAGACGTTTTCTGGTGGATTTATGCCTTTTTTACAGTTAAGTGTTAGACTTTAATCCTATGGTATCTCCCATAATACGTGTATTCCTAGGCAGCTATGGGAATCTGTCATTAGTCTCTTAGGGTCTAGTTTAATAGACAGTGGGTAGAGACTTTACTGTAGTGCTGTTGCGCTTCCTTGTCAAAAACTGATGTGCATGATATCGTGTTCTTATgtgaattaaatataatttttgtttttctgctggtaaaaatgagaaataggTACTTCTTAGCCCATAAATGGtgcaacaaataaatgaacagTATTCTCTTTTCACCACCGGCtacttattttatattctttaggTAGGAGGTCTATGGGTGCAGACCAGAAATTTGTGCTTTAACATGTCATGTAAATTTTAGGTGAAAAATTTGTAGGAAACCTTTTTATTCTGCGGCACTACTCAGTTGCTTCTGTTGCATATTTATTTAGATTGGGAGCTTTGCATTTTGGCTCTTAACACTGCCAAGGGAACTCCAAGTATGCCTTTAGTGTGTAAGTTTGGACTCAGAATTGTTTCATCTAACTGCTGGACTGTCCTTGCCTTTATCCAAtatatgacaaaaatatttgcaaatatgttTGAAAGCATCGCTGCATGATTACTGTTGTAAACATCTGCTGTTTCCCTAATAAGAGGCCAAGAAATATCTAATGCTCAAAAAGCAGTGCTGCAGGCTTTACCCTCCAGCAAATTCACCTACTGATTAATTTCTAGAGAATGCATTTTTCAACTctacttaattaaaaatatgttcttggGTAGTATGCCTTCTGCTCTTCAGCCTCTCCATATACagctcttgggttttgttttcaaattttccaGTTTGCTTCTCAGCAGTCTTAGGGTACAGTAcgtctcttccattttgccgTAAAGTTGCTCCTGAGCACGGTGAAAAAGGAAACTCCACTGAAGTAAGAAAATCAAAACTTTGCTTTGCTGAGTGTATTTGGCTGCATTTCATACAACTGACAGTTTTGGTGTGGAACACTGGTTCCAACATGCTGAGCTTGGACCTAGATGGCCAGAAAACACCTGTGTACATTTCTTCATAATATGTGGGCCAACGTATTCTTTACAGACAAAGGGTatggcacagctgcagcattCCCTGTTGTGGGGTGGATCAAAGGCAGTGGGCAGCACTGGTTGATTTAAGAGCCTTGATTCCTGTCAGCTTCTTGATAAGCTGTGGATGAGCCTTGAGGCTGTCAAGCAAATCTGTTGAAGAGATGAAAACCTTTGGACATGAACTTAACAAGCACTTTGTTCACCATTTATCATAGCGAAGGtgctgctgagagcagagcaggtcGAATTGGTGGGAAGCAAGGCAGCATTTACCAGTCCAGAGTTGCCTGTCACCTCTTATCAGATCAAAAGTGTTTTGCAGACTGTTGTAAATTTTGAGTAATAGGTGTatcctggaaaatatttctggggAACTTCAGGCCAGCTTTGTGTGTTGAAACATTCTTAATATATTCTCCAGAAGAGCATTCATCAACTTTGGTAATGGGTACTGAAGGTATGAATACCTTCCCTCAGCTGGGAATGAAATATCTTAAATATATGAATGTGAATGAACTCTTCTCGTTCCATAACATGTCAGATACTGCCCCATTCTCAGCCTGTACCCGAGAAACATGTAAGGAATGGATAATTCCGTGTTACGCAGCTGTTGCAACAGCAAGATGCAAGGCACTCTTTATGAGAGGGGTATAGTTACTTTCCAGAAGTGATAACTGACAGCTGAGAAGTTTGCTTGTATTTATACATCAGATATGTAAAACATCTTATGGTAGAGTTTCTGCGGTATTGATGAGGGCAGGTATTAGCACAGGAATGAGACCTGTAGGCTTGTTCTAAAAATCAGCTGCTTCCAAGAAAGGAAACCTGCATGACGTCATGTGAAGAATCAGATTTTAattacaaacaaataaataaattaaagcttGATGCATTTAACTGATTGTGACTGGAAGGCACAAGGAGAAGTATTGCTACTTTTTGCCTTGATCTTTCCATGAAACACAACGGTACCTGTTTAAAACACTGTCATGAATATCAGTTTTGGTTTAGAAGCAGAGATAACATCTACATTCTTGGTGTTCAGTGGAGTTCTGCATTCTTTAATTAAGTTGTAGGAGCAGCCAAATGTAAATAGGCAAAAAGGTCGATCTTTGATTTATAACAGAAAATTCACTTTAATCATCTACGAGAGCTAGTAATTTGTGGATTATAAGACTTTCTGTCAGAGATTGGGATGTTAGCTTGAAGCCTGTGTGGAGTATGGATTATTCCTAAAGTGGCGTTGCTTGCAAACTGCATATTGTCACAACTGACTTATAGCTTTTGCTGTGGGAAGGTTTCAGGTGGGGCTTTAACCCATAGCATGATATCCTTCTGTTACAAGTCTCCAAACAGTAGTAAACCAGCAGAGTTTTGTGGAGATTACTTACTCTAATCCTAACTCAGTATTTGTATTTGTTATAGCTTTCTTGTTAACCTCCTTTATCCACAGTTGTTAAACAGTTGCATAGGTGTACTTGGTGAAGAGTTCAGCCCCTTTGTCATTTCACTTCATGAAGCAAATGGGAGGACAGCCGCATTATTATTCGGTACAGTGTACGCCTTTTCTGGATTTTaagatattatttttacttttgtagAATCTTGCTAAACTGGTcagtaattttcaaatttttttaatctgagttCACATTTGAATGAAACAAACTGTATGCAAGGGCtgaggaaagaattttttaaattgaagtgTAAATGTTTAAGATTTAACTTCTaataggtttgggttttttccttcctttttctagtATTCCTCTCctacaataaaagcaaatagTTTTTACTAAAAAGTAAGTTCTGATCTGTAATCAAAATGTGATACATCTATACCAGACTTTATGTAAACATGAGCAGCTTATTCAGACAAAAGCAATAACAAAACTTGCTGCTGTTCCCTTCAACTCATTTTATGGAAACCAGAGTATTTTAAATAGGAATTACCTGGTGGATAGGATCTACATGTGGCATCTGATTCATAATTGAATATGATGACTATGTGCGTCAAACACTTGCAAAGGTAGGTTGGCCAAGGTTGCCATGTGaagaaatagcaaaattttaaaaataaatgggattAGGCTGAGTGCAGTGTGAATATTTACTTCTTGCAGAATTCATAGGACCAGCATGGATGTAAGTAGATTTATCCTCACCCTATGACTTTTTATAAACCACCTACCTTCtagtttgtcttttaaaaataactgtaatggagaagcttttcttcattttttttaaccatgagGTGTGTTCAAATAATGGATGTTATTCAACTTGATGAAGCAACatgattaatttttatcttCACTGGCAAAACCGTTTGCTGCCTATTGTTAATTTCCATAGAAGCCAAGTCTGTTGTTCAGTCTTTGACTCTTacaaaaattcttctttttttccccaattccTAACAAGACTTTTTCTAAAACCAAGGCAGTTCAACAGAAGGATTTGAGGAAGTAGTTAAACTTTCTCTAGACATACCTATGTTTTCCATAGAGCTCCTGCACTGAGCTCTGTCAGCCTTCAGATTTCCTATTTAGAGCCACTGTGGCTGTCATCTAACAGCTTTTGAGCTGCTGGCGTTGTGCCATCATAGCTGCCATGCTGCGAGCCGTGCTATGCAACCATGCAACCATGAAGGCCTGTGGCAAAGTTTTAAGTTTTGTACTTCAAGACCTCCAAAACCAACAATGCCCAAAAGCCAGGGGCAAAGTGGAGAATCCCTCATTCTGGGAGTTGGCGAAACTACAGTATAACTCACTACTGCTGAAGTAAGAACTTGTTTCTAGATCAGAAAatagtgttttttttcctgtaaagtgGTTGTATTCCTCCTAAAATCTTGTGGTGAGCTATGAAAGACAGATTATGTCTGT is a window of Phalacrocorax aristotelis chromosome 7, bGulAri2.1, whole genome shotgun sequence DNA encoding:
- the DIPK2A gene encoding divergent protein kinase domain 2A isoform X1 codes for the protein MLRLVSLKLGRLYRYVKLAVLGSLAAALVLNTHSLLASLQRNELSERRFLQLNKCPACWGTSWCRKFLNGQLRLESWGRLRLFDFFNVKNVYFARYGEPREGSRRVVLKRLGSAQELADIDTKICRRATGRGRCDLLQALHATEFASLNGDVRLLTPDAVEGWSDLVHCPSQRLLDRLVRRYAETKDSGSFLLRNLKDSERMQLLITLAFNPEPLVLQSFPSDEGWPFAKYLGACGRMVAVNYVGEELWSYFNAPWEKRVDLAWQLMEIAEQLTNNDFEFALYLLDVSFDNFAVGPRDGKVIIVDAENVLVADKRLIRQNKPENWDVWYESKFDDCDKEACLSFSKEILCARVTVDHNYYAICQNLLSRHATWRGTSGGLLHDPPAEIAKDGRLEALLDECANPKKRYGRFQAAKELREYLAQLSNNVR